A segment of the Mercurialis annua linkage group LG4, ddMerAnnu1.2, whole genome shotgun sequence genome:
TGGCGACGTCAAGATTGTTGTCGTCCTAGGCTAACCATCATAGTAGCTGAATAGAATGCATTCACTGGTTCACATGTGTTCCGGCCAAAGATGCATCACCTGACACCACAGAAGTAGACACCCCGATTGAGAATCGCTTTGTGTTCCCATGAGTAAATTTCTTGCAATAATGCTatcttaaatattaaaaaactgtatgttttaattacatataaataataaatcaatatgaTAACAGTAATAATAACATACTCAAGACTCAATAATTTTGACAACAAATTATAGTAACAGTAGACTCATATCAAAACACTAAAGATTACACATTTCTCCGAGCTTCCCTTTTCATCATATAAAGCAGAAACTCGTTCCAAGTATCAATAGGACCAGGCAAGCACCAGTGAACACAATCTGCCACCGTCTTATTCCGATCCGGAGAAATTCCGTGATAATTCGGATGACCATCAGGCCGTAGCACCATTGCTTCTGTAGTAGATAACAGCCTAAATATTAAACCATTCTTTTTCCCTTCTTTCTCTGCTTTCCTCAGTTCCTCAACTTGTGTCAAGTATAATTCCAACTCATACCCCTCTAATTTCATTTCTTCACTAGTAAACGGCCTTGTTCTCGCGCAATTCCCACCTGCATTCCATGCCCCATTTTCAAAATGCGAGGGTGAATATGTCCTTAAAAATGTTACACCTTTGTACCCTTTCAGCCTCTGAAGAGTCCTGAAAGCAGTCCTGAAGGCCATTCTGTAACCATAGTAGTTAGTGACATCAGTTATATTTGCATTATCACATTTGTGACAACCTTTGATTTCACCGTTCATGTAGAATGTCATCGGACGAAAGAACCATTGTCCGGCAGATATGATTACGTAATCAAAACTTTCGATGTGATTTGCCCATGATTCGTCAGGTGTGTCTAGATAAAGATTCATCAAGTTGTTGAGAGAATGGCCGTCCGGATCGGCATCGCAGGATTTAACTAAAAATGGTGACCATAGTGTAGATAAAGTGAAGTTGTAAGCAGAGTATAACCAATATTTGAAATAAGCTGTGTCTGTTGTGTACATGTTAGAAACATCCTTAGGATGTGCCACCTGAAAGAAAAGCAAGCGAAGTAAGGTCATGTTTGGTTCGTATAAATGATATGGAATAATATGAAAAGTTATTCCTAGCTTTGCttcaattttttgataaataagtaGTCATTCTCTGGAATTATACTTCTGGAGTCTTTTGTAGAAAAGTAGTCCACCAAAATATAAAACTGAATCTTTCTAAAAAAGAacatcaaatatttttatatcaatcgACACTTCAGTTAACTAAAATTACAATTTGTTTGATTAAGTTTGGTTCATTTCATGTAAATTCAAGTCAAAACTAATTAATATtcgaatttaaaccaaaactaaaaaccaatttttttactatttcacATCCAATTTTTTCctattttaattaacttagaataaatttcaaatgttaGTTAGAGGCTATTAAAAAGTGAAACCGACAAGTTTGATACGTTGAATCATGCTTAATAACGTAACGAATACAAGTAATCGAGAACTTACATGAGCAAGAAGACACAACAATGATTGCATTTGGTTCCTCCCGACAGAATCACCCACAAACGCCATTGATTTCCCTCTAACAAGCTCCAAGAACTGCCTCGCATCAAAGAATGGTAACTCACAATCGTCCGGTCTCCATCTCCATTTCATAAAATCTGTGTCAGGTCTCCCAAATTTCATGCAGTTTTGCTGGTCAATCATCAGATTGCAACTTGCATTTGTATAGTAAGCAGGCCCTTTCGGATACGGAACCCATTGCCCTGTAAATATGTCACATTCCTTCAGTTTTTCTCCGCTAATGATCAAGTCGCTGATATTGACATTTGACGACGGTTTTAGAGGCGGTGGTGGCGGATTCTTTAACAGAAAGAGAGGGATTATGGTGAGAAAAAGCAGTGAGAAGGGTATCAGGAATAGCCTGGTGTTGGTGTTCTTTACAGTAGAGTACTCAGTGGAGTGGAACTTCATGGTGAAGTTGATTGAGGTATATTTTGTATTTGTGCTATTTTATATGGgtgaaataataaattatatgatgTGGCATATTTAAGTTTTGCATATGGTGATGATAAATGATAAGttattacacttttttttcattttattttttaagttttgcttcatatattaaaaaaaacaattattaaaaaaattataactttattCTTATGTTTTTTCTatcaaaacaaatatttattgctttatttatattttattagaaaattatatcttgaaagataataatttaaatagtaaaaaaatatatactataaatgagaattcttaatcataataaatttgaaaaaggtTTGAGTGTAAGAGTTTGCATTCGGTATTTAGATTTTACAGCGAAAATATCAAAACCggtcattttgaaaaaaaaaaaacaattgaatcaATTAAGAGGAATATAATTCAGCTTGGTTCGGGTTTtttttacttaactaaaataccaataaaataaaataaaatgtaaaaaattgcgagatgttaaaataaaaagtaaatttttagattatatctatctatctatatctatactatatataaaagcacggatggggggggacaggcacttTTACCTAATAGCCCTTTCTAATTCATAAATTAATAGAGGTTTTATGGTCATTgtctaaataatttaataatatgaattaataacatCGATTTTAAATAAGAAGTTTAAGTTGAGTAAAACATCTAATTATAGTGTTAATTGATAACATAGAATCCCATTAATTTCAAATCTCTTTTTTCCATGTATGGAATATGACCAAATTGTAAACTAATAAATAGGCAGTGCCTTAGACTCGCAGTCATcaataattatatatgattcatatattattatattattatttgatttaatgTTATGCcaatcataattaaattaatattacaacTTCAAATTCTAGAATTAATATAGTCATGTATTAATAGAAATGTATATACAGGTAATACTGTTAAATACATCGAGTGTCTACTTAAATtttgagtaaaaaaataaaatttataattattaaaaataattaataactaaatataataataatattttgacgagtcacactacgagccacgtgtgaaacacgtaaagcgacactagtcaTAATAAAAGATGAAATCATTTTAAGACAActttactaaaatttaaaactgaaccaaattaactttttatgaaatttaaactAAGTGAACCGGACCGACTATGTTTGGTTTGATCCTCTTTTCGGTCAATCTGGTTTGATGCACATTATTATTTGAGTGTATTAACCGATGACAAAAATCTTAATAATTAGATTAGACTGCAAGAGATTTTAGTAGTGAAGTGTTTAGTATAAATCACAACCTTTATTGGTAAGGCATCATGCTCACTAATTCAATACTAACTAATTAGTAACAgttctttttccttttcatttGTATCTTTCTTTAAAGATTAGACTATTAAGTTGTAGactaatatgtttttttaattataaattcatgCATGACATTGACATTGAAACTaatatttagcaattttttggagctattaaaaacatattattatagtttaaccgacaaatttcaaattattaatttattgttaaaattaaaaacaataaactaTAATATCAAGAGATCTTTAATCATGATCTAGTAAGCTTTAATTTATGAACTTGGTGAATTTCAAGTTCGATACCcaatagaaaagaaaagaaactcgAATTATGAGTTCCACGTGTGCACTCggtttatttttttggtacagggtacatgaggtgtcctgaacgggtctcaactatgagacggcacctttaagccttccacattcagactaatccccactcgagccggGTAGGTCCCTTTCGGGAGGCAAAACTCtggccccaagttttaaacggctgcatacatgagtacggttcgaacccgcgacctcacttaagctaGAAGAGTGCCTTACctagaggtggccatgggccgggtcagcccgtgaaccggcccggaaccggcccggtcaaacccggcccggaaccggtcaaacccggaaccggactaaaaccggcccggaaccgtacGAATGGCGGTTTCGGGCCGGTTCCAGatttgttgaaccgtgaaccggcggtTCCGGGTCGGAACCGGCGGTTTAAGAGTCGAAcccgttgataaaaaatatatattatatatttgaaatacatattatatctttattatataatatatttatttttacaataaaatatatgttatatttgttttatttaaatttttggttaatattttaatttttaaaacaaaattctttattttcttataatattaactccgtgagttattttattgttaaattatattttttagtaattaaattttaaattgtttttctaaaccgtcctaaaccggaaccggaaccgtccggttccgaaccgtcatggaaccgtctcttaggcggttccggaccggttccactttttcttgaaccgtgacccggcggttccgaaccGGAACCGCCGGGTTATGAACCGTGCCCACCTCTagccttaccaactcatctacggAGCGAATATAACTACTagaaatttactaaaaatatactACTATTCTAAATCGTCCCAATTTCAAATTCAAGCTATTAATTAgttatcaaattaaatttaaatattaaaatactcaACTTGATATGTTCGTAAATCTAATAAGAGTATGACATTTACGTTTTAGCCTTTATAACTACACATTACAATACCAATGAGCTGTTATTCAAATACAGGAGCGGATCCAGAGGAGTCAAGAGGGTTGACTAATTTTTCTCGTcggaaaaattttaaaaaaatgaaggcATTTTTTTGTAGGGTAAAAGTGTTAGGGGCGGTTTTTTTTGTAGGTACGGTTTTAAAAGTGCAAATTACCACATTTACACCTTGTTTAttgtcatttgatttttttttagataactGAATGCGCAAATTTTGTCCCTTCTAAGTTGGAGTCCTGGTTCCGTCCCTATTCAAATATTATAAGTGTTCAACAGCATTGTATGAAAATTATGAATTCAATTCTTTCCACAAGCATTTTCCTTTTcatgatgataaaaaaaaaagcaatatATTACAGATATATTTTgacatttatattaaaaatttagtcttAAAGCATTTATAAAAATGTTAGAATCAAACCGAATCGAGCTAAATTCTCAATTATTTTACCGAATTCAAAATCAAgctatttaaaagtaaaaaattaatcaaattgagTTTTGACCCAATagtttaaaaaatgaaagttttaaattttaaattttagaatcgAATCAAGTTCGAATTTAACATTATTTCGATTCAATTCGACTACATCCATAGGTATGTATATATTTAGTTCAATACATTGTTTGTGAAGTTGGAAATGATTGTTTTAAGAGAAGTAGTAACATTGCATTGCTTGAGTTGAGCGTGGAAACAAGAATTGTGGTAAAGTATAGCTTAAAAATGGAATTAGAAACTCTTTTGAAACTAGCAATGATGTAAAGTTGATGAATAGTTTGAGACAATTGATAGTGGTTAGGCTGAAAGGTTTCTTGAGATGTAAGTAGAAGATTTGGGTTAATGCTAAGTGATTACATTGGCATGGCTTAGGAGTGAAGTCTATTTCTTCATCATCCCAATTTCCACATCTCTCAATTCTCTAGTGCCAGCTCAGTGAAGGCATTCTCATGTGGCCAATTTCTGTAATTACTTAGATGAACATATAAGGGTGTACAAAAAccaaataaatcaaatcaataaattcaatttgatttagtatttatataattttattttgtttcattttaaatttttgttcatTGCCGGGAAGCTTCTTATTCCGAACCGGTTCAGtatctttataattttgattagatttaattttaaaaataaaaatttaatttaatttgattcgaAATTATTCATATGTAGCTTTAAGTCTTACGTAATAAAGCAATAATCCAAAGATATAGTTTGAAAGTTTGTATTACACTattgtaaaataatatattatcgattttatcatttaaagaTGAATATAGCAATTGTCTTATGGCAGGCGCGGACTTAATAAATGATTGACAAATTCCAGACTAAtctcctatatatatataaaaaaatcatctcCAATTTCATCAGAAAAAATTGATAGCGacttttattgatgatattctCGACGGAAATAGAAAGGATATCGGTAATGCCAGAACCTAAATaggataataaataataaactacatagtttaaaaacaaaaatagaaaaaaaatcaacttatCTTATTCTAATTTTCCTATCACTTGAATAGAGCCTAAGATCTTCATATGAAACCTCATCATCATGATCACCTTCCATCTTCAACATCTCAAGCAAGAAATCACTCCACGTGTCAATAGGTCCAGGTAGGCACCAGTGTACACAATCATTATACATCGCCACTTTTTCATTGGCTCCATGCCCAAATCTACTAGGATGTCCATCTGGCCTCAGCAACATTGCTTCTGTAGTGTCAATTAACCTAAATTTCAACCCCCTTTTTTTCCCTTCAATTTCACCAATCTTAAATTCTTCCAATTGTGCCCTATAAAGATCCAAATTTAGACCCTCCAATTTAGTCTCATATCTTTTAAAGGGCCTTGTTCTTACACAATCACCTCCCTTATTGAATTCCCCATTTTCAAAGTGTGAGGGTGCAAATGTCCTAAGAAAAGTTATGCCCTTGtagttttttaaattattaattgccCTAAAAGCAGTTTTAAATGCTTTTTTGTACCCATAAGACATGGGCAGATCAGTCACATTGTCTAGTTGGCAATATCTGCAGGCAGTAATCTGGTGGTTTTCGTAGTAGACACTTGGCCGAAAGAACCAATGGCCAGCACTTATGATTAAGTAATCGAATTCTTCGATCTTGGTCGTCCATTCTTCAT
Coding sequences within it:
- the LOC126677648 gene encoding protein trichome birefringence-like 19, encoding MELLFGKPHKLHKIPISIILLVTFALILTLIPLCYPSLGHPLQKKPKSSIPFASLSSYDHSKGHYGEVKKCDLFRGEWVANPEAPYYKNTTCWAIHEHQNCMKYGRLDTDFMKWKWKPDECELPVFDPSQFLEIVRGKSMAFVGDSIARNQMQSLICLLSRVEYPIDVSYTSDEQFKRWRYQSYNFTVASFWSPHLVKAKQEEPNGPTNTGLFNLYLDEFDEEWTTKIEEFDYLIISAGHWFFRPSVYYENHQITACRYCQLDNVTDLPMSYGYKKAFKTAFRAINNLKNYKGITFLRTFAPSHFENGEFNKGGDCVRTRPFKRYETKLEGLNLDLYRAQLEEFKIGEIEGKKRGLKFRLIDTTEAMLLRPDGHPSRFGHGANEKVAMYNDCVHWCLPGPIDTWSDFLLEMLKMEGDHDDEVSYEDLRLYSSDRKIRIR
- the LOC126677650 gene encoding protein trichome birefringence-like 19; its protein translation is MKFHSTEYSTVKNTNTRLFLIPFSLLFLTIIPLFLLKNPPPPPLKPSSNVNISDLIISGEKLKECDIFTGQWVPYPKGPAYYTNASCNLMIDQQNCMKFGRPDTDFMKWRWRPDDCELPFFDARQFLELVRGKSMAFVGDSVGRNQMQSLLCLLAHVAHPKDVSNMYTTDTAYFKYWLYSAYNFTLSTLWSPFLVKSCDADPDGHSLNNLMNLYLDTPDESWANHIESFDYVIISAGQWFFRPMTFYMNGEIKGCHKCDNANITDVTNYYGYRMAFRTAFRTLQRLKGYKGVTFLRTYSPSHFENGAWNAGGNCARTRPFTSEEMKLEGYELELYLTQVEELRKAEKEGKKNGLIFRLLSTTEAMVLRPDGHPNYHGISPDRNKTVADCVHWCLPGPIDTWNEFLLYMMKREARRNV